The following coding sequences lie in one Cannabis sativa cultivar Pink pepper isolate KNU-18-1 chromosome 5, ASM2916894v1, whole genome shotgun sequence genomic window:
- the LOC115716794 gene encoding hydroxyproline O-galactosyltransferase HPGT1 produces the protein MLSRGSNARLSGMAFRSRIPTLLLSMFATFASIYVAGRLWQDAQNRVYLIEELDKITGQGHSAISVDDTLKIIACREQQKKLAALEMELAAAVQKGFTSTRSTETNGTHTKKRPLVVIGILTRFGRNNNRDAIRKAWMGSGGALKNLENQKGIIARFVIGRSANRGDQFDQAIDSENRKTNDFMILDDHVEAPEEYSKKAKLFFAHAAEKWDAEFYAKVNDDVFLNIDAFGATLATHMDKPRVYIGCMKSGEVFSEPGHKWYEPDWWKFGDKRSYFRHASGELYVISQALAKFIMINRAILRTYAHDDVSAGSWFIGLDVKHVDEAKFCCSSWSSGAVCAGV, from the exons ATGCTGAGTAGGGGGTCGAATGCCCGGCTTTCCGGCATGGCATTTCGATCCCGAATCCCAACGCTCTTGCTTTCCATGTTCGCTACTTTCGCTTCCATCTATGTTGCTGGCCG GTTATGGCAGGATGCCCAAAATAGAGTTTATTTGATTGAAGAGCTTGATAAGATTACTGGTCAG GGTCATTCTGCGATTTCAGTGGATGATACATTGAAAATCATAGCCTGCAG gGAACAACAAAAGAAATTGGCAGCCCTTGAGATGGAGTTGGCTGCAGCTGTACAAAAAGGTTTTACTTCGACCCGCTCGACAGAAACTAATGGAACTCACACAAAGAAAAGGCCACTGGTAGTAATCGGAATTCTTACAAGGTTTGGCCGCAACAACAATAGAGATGCAATTCGGAAGGCATGGATGGGGAGTG GTGGTGCTTTGAAAAATTTGGAGAATCAGAAGGGCATAATTGCACGATTTGTCATTGGACGAAG TGCAAATCGTGGCGACCAGTTTGACCAAGCCATTGACAGTGAAAACAGGAAGACTAATGATTTCATGATTCTT GATGACCATGTGGAGGCACCTGAGGAATATTCAAAGAAGGCTAAATTATTCTTTGCTCATGCTGCAGAGAAATGGGACGCTGAGTTCTACGCTAAAGTCAATGATGatgtttttttaaatattg ATGCTTTTGGAGCTACTCTAGCAACCCATATGGATAAGCCTCGTGTTTATATTGGCTGCATGAAATCAGGCGAAGTTTTCTCTGAACC TGGCCATAAGTGGTACGAACCAGACTGGTGGAAATTTGGTGACAAAAGATC ATATTTCCGTCATGCTTCAGGTGAATTGTATGTCATTTCACAAGCTTTGGCGAAATTTATAATGATAAATAG AGCTATTCTTCGTACTTATGCACACGATGATGTGAGTGCTGGATCATGGTTTATTGGGCTTGATGTCAAACATGTTGATGAAGCCAAGTTTTGCTGCTCATCTTGGTCATCAG GAGCTGTATGTGCTGGTGTTTGA